From the Lysinibacillus fusiformis genome, the window GGCTTCCCCATTTATTTTTATTACAAACCAGATATTTTTGACAATAGACTCGGAATCCATCTTTCCGAATAGGCATCTCAATGAAGCGATAGGATAGCTCTGCAATCAGCAAGATTAGTAAAAGCTGTAGGAAGATGCGCCAATAGGAGGGGTTCCCGATTTCATGAATGGGTGTCCCTAAAACCATGACAGGATAATGCCATAGATAAATGCCGTAGGAACGAGAGCCTAGCCAACATAGTGGCTTCCATGCCAATATTTTTCCTAGTATGCTAACAGGATGACAAATACATGCAATCAAAACAGCAGCATTCAAGCAAAATAAAAACATACCCCCTCTATAAAGAAAGGACTGATACTCATCAACATACACTATGCTTACTAAAAAAATAGTAAGTGCAATGAAGCTCATAGTATTTAGTTTCTTCACATGGTTTGCTGATAATTTTTGAGAAGATAGTCTTTTCATTGGCCAAACAAGGGCTAGCCAACAGCCTATTAACAATTCAAAACAGCGTGTGTCCGTCCCATAATAGACGCGACTTGGATCAGTACCTGGCTGATAGAGTATCGCCATTACGAACGCTGAACAAAGGGCGCCACAAAAGACGATGTATGCTAGTTTACTTTGTTTTTTAACAACAAAAAGCCCAATCATTAAAAGCAATGGCCAAATCAAATAAAACTGTTCTTCAATGGCTAATGACCATAAATTTTTTAAAGGTGACGGAGAACCGAAACTATCAAAATAAGAGAGTTTATGAAAAATGAACCACCAGTTACTTGAATAAAAAATAGAGGACAAAGCATCCCCACGCAAAGTATGGAGAAGCTCTTTATGAAAGAGCATTGCCCAAACAAATGATGTAACAATCATAACGTAGGCTGCTGGAAGTAGCCTTCTCAATCGTCCGACCCAAAATTTCTTTAGGCTGACTGTTAATTGATTGCCCCTTAAAGGTAAAATGGTAGAGGTGATTAAATAGCCCGATAATACAAAAAAGATATCTACTCCTAAAAAGCCACCTCTAGCCCAACTGAAGTTAAAATGATAAGCAATAACTGCTAATACGGCTAATGCTCGAATCCCGTCTAGTCCAGGAATATAACGATGATTTAATGACTTGCCTGACATACTATTCCTTCCTTCAATAATCTCTCAATTTCGTTTCGGTATAATGGTGTTGGTTTTTTTCTAGCTGTCCTGTGAGAAGTTAATCTAAAAGTCGTCACGACCTCTGACAACCGCCTGAGGCTTTGGATAAATGATGTTAGTTACATCCTTATGCCACAAGAAGTAACGCTTTTTGATGCTATTCCCTTCTGCATCAAGATAAAACCTGTTGTCGCGTAATAGAACCTTTTGATTGAAAATCATCCCCTCTCTATTATTTTTTGTTTGTTCACTTATATGTTTGACGTTTGAAATACGATAAAAGTTTGAGAGAAAAATGAAACGTTATCACTTTTTGTCTTCTAAAAAATTCATATGTATGTTTGCTATTGACTTGAAAAGGCATTCCCAAAAATGGTATATACTTCAAAAGTAAACTTGCTTTACTTGCATATGCCTTCATTTAACGTTTTATCATGAAAATCGAGAGCCAACTTGAAAATTATAAGACAAGAATGAAGTGATGGAAAGACAAATAAAGAGAATTTTTTCTGGAAATTTTATTATCATACAATATTAAAAAAGTGAGCCTACAAGAGTCCCACTTTTTAATATGATTGGTTTATTTTTTTGAATCATTTACAAAAGCTTTTGATATGGCTTTACCTATGACAGCAATCGTACGATTAACCTCTTCCTCTGTGTTGCCAATTCCGCCAATCTCAATAATCATCATTTGCTTTGCTAAATCTTGATTGTATCGTCCATCAACACCATCACCACTTTTAGAAATAACCCCTTTAGAGATTTTTGGTACGATGGCATTTAATGTGGATGATAGACTTTCAGCATACGCTGTATTCCAGCGGTAATTGGCATGTTCTGCCCCAACAACAATAGCGATTTTCGCATAGTTTTCCCCATTATATGAGATCGTTGTAAGATCATGTTTTAATGAGTCACGATGTAAATCAAGTATTAAATCATAATTATTTGTTTCTAAATGCTTACTTAGGTAAGGCCTCATCACATTATAAGATTCGTGATATCCTTTACCTTCTTCTTGTAATTTCTTCATAATATCTACATCAAGAACATCCGTCTTTAAACCATTTACATTAAAATGATTCACAATCTTATCCTTCAGGCTCATAATATTGACCGTTTCATGAGAAGTCGCTACCTTACCACTCACTGCTTTCACTATCGGTTCGTATGCTTCATGCGTATGAGTAAATAACACTAACACTTTAAATGGGTCCGGGTCTAGGGCTTGATCTGGTTCAGGCTCTTGCGTTTGTTCCAGTACACTTTGTTCAGCTAAATTGGTAGCGGCAAACACGACTTGCTTATCTTCTGATTGTTTGATCGGAGTCGATGCTTGCTTGTTGAACGGAAGTTGCCCAGCAATGACAGGTAATACGAAAAAGAACAATAATATACCAAATGACCATTGTAGTTTTTTTAGCAAAGTCACACCCTCCTCCCCATATCGTATGGAGGGGGGGTGTTAATTAGAACGAAAATAATTTTCTTGTTTTACGCATAAATAAGCGTGTTTTAGAAGGACTTTTATAAGCATTGTTTTTTGATTTTTTTATAAATCACTTGCCCAATCCATTAGCATAGAAGCCACTAATTTTGCATAGCGATCAATCCAATAGTCTGCTTCTTTTGGTGTCACCATTAATTGGGTGTGGGAGCCAGCGAAGGTTTCCTCAAACAGCTGCTGCCGTTCCTCTTTTGTCCATGTCGCCCATTCTCCAAAAATAGGTTGTACTAACGTCATATCCAGTTCCTTGTTGATATCTGGTTGCCACGAGGATAAGGAAAGCTTCGATGACGGTTTACCGCGTTCAGCCACACGGGCAGCTATCGAACGAAGCATTGTTTCTACCGCATCCGCAATTAATACGGGTGCATCTACTACTGTCGGTATACCAATCGCTGTTACTGGAATGCCAAGCATCTCATAAGAAATTTCTTGCCGTTGGTTGCCAACCCCTGAACCTGGGTGTATACCCGTGTCAGTTAATTGAATCGTTTTACAGAGTCGATTACTCGCTCTTGTTGCAAGTGCATCCACTACAATGATCAATTTCGGTTGTAGACGCTCTGCAATAGCAGCCACAAACTCTCCTGTTTCGTAGCCTGTTTGTCCTGTTACACCAGGAGCATACATAACAAATTTTTCATCAATGACATCTAAACTATGCAGATGGTCAATTAAATAGGGACCTATTGCATCCGGTGTAATGGTACGATTTCCTAAACCAACTATTAAAATTTTATCGTTTTCTTGCCAAGCAAGATCAGCATGCATTTTTTTGAAATTTACAAGCAATTCTTGCTCAAGTTGTGCAAAACCTTCTTGATCTTCTAATGTCAGCGTCGGGACAGAAAGTGTAATATACTGCCCTTCTTTTTTACCAATTTGTTTTTCCCCTTCAGCGTCTACAAGAACATCTGTAATTTTTACTCTACCAGCATTCCGATCTTCAATTTGAATGCCACTTGATTGTTCAAGCTTTTCTTTTTGCTCTTTCGTCTGATGGACAACTACCTCTTCTGATTCATCGATTAAATCTGTTCGTTGCCAATTAAAATTTTGCATACAGTTCACCTCAAGCTGTAGTTTGTTCAAACTGTCAAGTAAATATTCTTTGCATTTATCTATTGCAATTTGGCCAAGCGTTTGTTAAAATGATTTTTGTTGTATTGACACAAGAAATCAATGAGAAGATATCATCTCGTACCTAATTTAGGAGGTGAAATATATGCCAAACATTAAATCTGCGATTAAACGCGTAAAAGTTAACGAAAAAGCTAACATTGCTAATTCTCAAGCTAAATCTGCAATGCGTACTACAGTGAAAAAAGCTGAAAACGCTGTTGCTGCCAACGCTGAAAACAAACAAGAACTTTTACAAGCAGCTTTCAAATCTTTAGATAAAGCAGCTTCAAAAGGACTTATCCACAAAAACGCGGCGGCTCGTAAAAAGTCTCGCCTTGCTAAAAAAGCGTAATTGTTTAAAGGATCAGGTACTCTATTAGGAGTAGCTGATCTTTTTAATTTTATAGAGAACTTAAAAAGCTGCCCCATATTGGACAGCTTTCTTTGTTATAGTTGGCGCAATAAAAATAGCTCTAAATAGCGCTCTCGATTCCCACCAGTCGATTTTAGCTGTAAATCAACTTCCGCTAATTGATATAATGCTCGCAGCAAATTTTCTTCTGACGGGCGATGACGTTGCTCAATCATAAGTTTGACGCGATATGGATGAATTTTTAGATTTTTAGCGATTTGCTGTGGATGATATCCTTTCTTTAACAAATAAAAGACATTTGACATGGTACGAACATTGGATGCGAGCAAGCCCACTAACATAATAGGCTCTTGTTTTTGTCGTAATAAATCATGATAGATGGACAAGGCTCCGACAGAATCATTAAACAGATAAGCATTGAGCATTTTAAAGGCATCTTGCTCCAATGTTTTTGCCACCAAATCCTCCACTAACGAAGTTGTAATTTCGCCACCTTCACCTAAATAAAGGGTTAGCTTGTCAATTTCCATCTGTAATTGTAGCATGTTGGCTCCGACCATCGAAACAAGCAGTTCAATAGCATCTTGTGCAATGCTATTACTCTTTGCCTTGACAATGCCCTGAATCCAGACGGCTAAATCCTGCTCTTTTGGTGTCTCAGCTTGTACAAATAATGCATGCTCCTTCATCATTTTGGTCACTTTTTTGCGTTCATCTAATTTTTCATAAGGAGCAATAAAAACCGTTACGGAGAAATCAGACGGATTCGACAGCCATGTTTCCAATCGTTTCACATCATGATCGATTTTTTCCTTCCCTTTCTCGGTGGCCTTTAAAAACGAAGCGTTTTTAGCAATAATGAGCTTACGTTCTGAGAAAAAAGGAATGGTATCTGCTTCATCCATGACCGCATCTACTGGCACTTCCTCTAAGTCAAATGTGGTCATCTCCAGATCTTCTTCTGGACCCATAGCCTCTTTTAAGCGTTTAATGGTTTCATCTATAAAATAGCTTTCTTCACCAACAAGCAAATATACTGGTGCAAGCTCACCTTTTTTTATTGTATTCCAAACCGTTGAAATCATAATTTCCCCTCCATCTAGCAATACTATTAGTATACATGATTTTATAGCCATTTGTGTCTTTGACCGAATTGTGTCGATTCCTTGCCAGACGGGGAAATCACCTTTTGGATATAGCTTTTATGACCATGTTGTCTTATAATAAATAACAGAATTGGAGGGATAACAATGAATCCATTTGAAGGAAAGAACATACAATGTCGACGTAACGATGCCATCGATTCTGGTGTTGGTTTCGGTGTATCATTTGGCGTTTTCACAATTATGTTTATTATTGCAACTATAGTAGAATTCGTATCACAGTAATTGGACTTATGCAGGAAAAGGGCCTTGGTCATTGGACAAGGCCTTTTTCATTTACTGACTGACCAGCGATTATCCCAAATACGTATTTCGATTGTTCCATCCAATCCTGTTGTCCATGTCGCTAAATTTCGACTGACAAAACGTTCTACTACTTCTTCATGTGGATGACCATAGCGATTATGGAGACCTGCACTAAAAACTGTTAATTGGGGCTGTAGCAGCTCAACAAAGGCTTCTATGCTCGATGTCTTACTCCCATGATGTCCTGCCTTCAGCAATGTGAGATTGGTCAATAAAGGCCCATAGCGCTTGATCAGCTGTTGTTCACCATATTGCTCCAAATCCCCTGTAAACAACGCTGTAAATGCCTTTTGTCGCATGTACAGGACAAGGGAGTCATCATTTCCCTCATAAAAGGTGTCATTAGGCCATAAGTAATAAAAATCTGTCACTCCTACACGCCACGCATTCCCCTTTATCTTTTCTTTAATAGGAATATTTCGCTTGTTTGCTTCTTGCAATAAATCATTCATTAAAGGCTCATTCAATGAACCAGGTGTAACGTGTATTTCCTTCATGTTAATCTCTTGTAATACTTCCTCTGCTCCTTCAATATGATCTGCGTCCGCATGCGAGGCTATAAAAATATCAATGGTTCGTATGCCCTTACCTTTTAAAAATGGCACGACAACTTGCTTTCCAACCTCATAAGGACGATCTGTTTTTTTCCATGACTCCTGCTCAAAGCGTAATACGCCTCCTGCATCTATAACATAGACTGCCCGCCTAAATGGCAATTCAATGACGATACTGTCTCCTTGTCCTGCATTTAAAAAGGTGATCTTCGTTTCGTTATACAACATGGGTGACAGATGAACCCAAATAGCGGGGATGACAAGGACCATAATAGCTTTCCTGAAACGTCTTATTTCCAAGTAATAGAAGCTTGCTAAAACACTTAGCATCGCAACGCAGCTCAGCCAACTAGATGGTTTACCTGGTGACCATAATTGCCAAGGAAGCGCCTGCATATAAAAGATCATTTCGGTCAGCCAATTACGCAGTGGTTCATAGCCAGCAAATAGCACGTTGGCAAGTGGTAAGGAAAGATAGGATAGCACAAAGGCTACAATGTTAAAGGGTAATATAACAAAGGAAAACAGTGAAACAAAAACAATATTGACAAAAAACGAGGATATAGATAACTCATAAAAATGATGAAGTAGTAGTGGGTAAACGAGCAATTGGCACACGAATGTGATAAAAAAAGAACGACTGAGCCAATTCCTCGTCTGCTTGAAAATGATACTGGAATAAATAAGACTAGCAGCTGCTAAATAGGACAGTTGGAAACCAATTTGAAAAATAATACCTGGCTCAAGCAAAACAAAGCCTATAAAGCTAATCGCTAGTGCATCATCCATCGATATACCCCACTTAAAAAAGCGCAATAACATCATTAATTCAACTACAGAAACTGCACGCCATACGGAAGGTGCACCACCTGCGATCACTCCATAAACGGGTAAGAGGATCAATAGCACTACAGTAGCCATTTCTTTGCGAACGCTTATTCTAAGTAACCCTTCAAAAAATAGCCAAGACACCAGCGCGACATGTAACCCGGAAATCGCAAATAAATGGGTGATACCGAGCTTTTGATAGGCTCGCTGCAGTTCATCCTCCATCTGATCTTGTACCCCTATTAGAAGTGCTTGTGCCTCTGCTACAAGGGATTTTGGAAAGGTCCTCTCTATATGCTTTTTCATACCGTGTCTTACTTCAGCAAGAAGGGTGAAAAAGGAGGCACGTTTTCCTACATAACGCCAATTTGCGATTTCAACAACGCCTGTTGCTCCTTTGCTCGTTAAATAATTGGACATGGAAAAGGCATAGGCATGCGCAGGAGAAGAGGGTGTCACAAGTTCACCTTTAGCAACATACGTCATTCCCGATAATGAGGTATGTTCATAAAAATTTTTCTCTTGTTCCGAAGAAAACGTATAAACAACGTAAAGCTTTTGGCCATTTGTTGTTGTAGCAAACCCACGGAGTTTTTGCCCGTTTATTTTATAGTCATTTGACCAAGTTAAAGGGAAATTTGACGGTAAAGGGGGAGGTTCCGTCAGTTGATTGATAGAAAGGAAAAAATAAGCTAGTAGACCACTAGTTAGCACAAAAATTGCAAGAAAACGTGACTCACCTTTTATGATGAGCCACAGGGCTAGTAGCAGTAAAAAAATGAGTAGCCATACTGATTTATGTGCCGCAATAGCAGCTACAAGTACAGCAAGTGCTACCATGATCCATCTATGCTTTAAAGCTCGATGCCAAATAATGCACTCACCTTCTGTTCATATGGGAGCAATTTTTCAGCCGATACCCCACTCTCGCGAAGCTCATGCAACATTTCTGTGTACAAGGCTAGCTTGTCATCTCGTAAAAAATCGATTTTACGTTCATCAAAGGGTACATGAACTACTTCCACTCCAGCTTTTGCAAATAGTTCCTGTGCATATGGATTATTTTTATAATCTGTAGCGTAATACACACGTTCTATGCCAGCTTGAATAATGGACTTTGTACATGGTAAGCATGGAAAATGTGTCACATACAAGTCAGCACCTTTTGTCGGTGTTCCATATTTAGCACATTGCAGTAAGGCGTTCATTTCAGCATGTACGGTACGCACGCAATGGTTATCAACCACATAGCATCCTTTTTCGATACAATGCTCGTCCCCTGTAATGGAACCGTTATAGCCACCTGCAATAATGCGTTTATCACGCACAACCGTTGTTCCTACAGCTAGTCTTGTACATGTACTTCGTAATGCGAGTAAATGGCTTTGTGCCATAAAAAATTGATCCCAAGTAATTCGCTCCATATGACTACCTCCAAAAATTATCTAACAAATTATCTTTCTCTTGCTTTTCTACTATAGTGTAGCCCTTTTAGAAAAGGGGCGTCAATATCACATCATGTAAAAGCCTTTACTTTACGGTAATCGCATCCTTTAGCTTCTCAAATGTTTTATCACCAATACCACTCACATTTTTTAAGTCATCTATCGTTTGAAAGTGTCCATTTTCCTCTCGATACGTAAGGATACTTTGCGCTTTCGAAGGACCGATGCCTGGCAATGTTGCCAAAGTTGCCACATCAGCTTTATTAATATTAATCTTTTGCTCTTTATTATTACTTTCCATAGGTATCGTTAAAAGAGAAGGGGCTCCTTCTTCTAGCTGTTCGCCCTTGATAGGAATATAGATCACCATCTCATCCTGTACTTTTTGGGCATGATTGATAAGCTGTGTGTCAGCATTCTCTGTATAGCCACCAGCAAGCTGTACAACATCTTTTATACGTTGGTCTTGCTGAAGTTCATAAACGCCTGGATACATCACAGCACCCTTTATATCCACAAATATCTGCTGCATCACCGCTTCCTCAGCAGATGCACTCAAATTCTTTTCTTCAATAGGTTGGATTGTCTCGATGAGCTCTTCTTGGGGATGTGAAGAGTCAGAACTCGAAAAATAGAAGTAACAAAGTCCACTGACGACTAGTATGCTGGGGAATAACATACTTTTTTTGTACTTTTGCCATAAAGATTGGAGCACAGTACCATCCTTTCCTTGCAAAAGGTCATCATATGGAGTTACATATATCTTACACTATGGTTAGTTGGTTGAAAATGATAAAAAAATTTCAGGCATTTCTCTTTACCTGTTGAAGAGAGCTATCCTCTTACTTTAGCCTTTCTATCCACCTGTTCTAGTGTTCTATCCGCTACTTTAGCCTTTCTATCCACCTGTTCAGGAGTTCTATCTGCTACTTTAGCTTTTTTATCCACCTATACAGGTTCTATCCGCTACTTTAGTTTTTCTATCCACCTGTTCAGGAGTTCTATCCGCTACTTTCGACTCTCTATCCACCTGTTCTAGAGTTCTATCCGCTACTTCACCCTTTCTATCCATCAAAAAAGCCACACTGCCTCTTACACAGTGTAGCTTCTTTTTCTTTATTTCACCGCACGAATGAAAATGCGTTCACTTTCATCATCAGGTGCCTCATCCGTAAAGTCTGCTGTGATTTCCACATAACTAAAACCGATGGCACATAACCAAGTCATATACTGCTCGATAGTGAAAGTACGTTGCACGTGCTCCTCATCAAAGCGTTCATATAATTCACTTGACTTCTCTCGCACATAGAAGGTCATTTGATGAATAACCGAATGCTCGAAGTCAGCAGGCTCCGTATGCCAAATATAGCTAATATCACCGTCATCATACGTGAACGGACCATCTAAAAAAATCTCATTCATTTTAAATAATGAGTGAACATCAAAAAACAGCTGACCCCCATCACGCAAAGCCGTATAGATACGTTCTAATGTGGTATAGACAGACTGCTCCTCTACTACGTAATTCAAGGAGTCAATTGTGATCGTGACAATATCCATTTCCTCAAACCCGTCTAGTTCGACCATAGACATACAGTATAATGGAGCATGGTAACCTGCACCAGCAAAGCGTTCTGCTGCAATGGACAGCATCTCTTCTGATAAATCGATTCCACTGACTTGATAGCCAGACTGTGCAAATAACAAGCTAAGTACACCAGTGCCACAACCAATATCTAAAAGTTTTGGGTATTGGCTGCTTGGTGCATGTTGTACAACCCAATCTACATAGAGATTGTAAGGAATATCCGTTTGAAGCTCATCATAGACATGGGCAAAGCGTTCGTAACTCACTTAGGCCTCTGGCATGTCTAGTTGCGGTGCATCGCCCCAAAGACGCTCTAAATTATAATAAGCACGCTCATCCTTATGGAATACATGTGCCACTACATCTCCTAAGTCGACAAGTACCCAACGAGCTCCATCGAAACCTTCGACACGGCGAATTTCATAGCCATCTTTTTCAGCTACATCCTGTAATTCACGCGCAATTGCTTGCACTTGGCGATCTGAGTTACCATGAGCAATGATAAAATAGTCCGCTAAAAGGGAAATTCCTTGCATATTTAAAACGACAATGTCCTCACCATGTTTGTCGTCAATTGCTTTGTACGCTGCTTGTAATAAAGTTGAAGTCATCCTTCACTTTCCTCTCTGTTCATCATATCGTTATAACATTCTATTGATAAAGGATAAATTGGCTGCTTTGTGTCAATTAAAAATGCCAAAGTATGACGTACACATGCACTCATCGCCTTATCCAAATTTTTTTGCGCTTTTTTGCGTAGACGATCAACACCATCAAATCGACGGTTCGGTTCAATCATATCTGCGACAAAAATGATTTTTTCTAAACGGCTCATACCAGCGCGCCCAGTTGTATGGAAACGAATAGCATTCAACAGCTCTTCGTCTGTGATGGCAAACTCACTTTGTGCTATATATGCTCCGACTGGACCATGTAGTAATTCACTGCCCCACCCAATGAGTCTTGCATCTAATTCTTCATCACGAACGATCTTCTCCATCCACTCAATGTCTGCATATTTAGCAATATCGTGGAGGATAGCTGCTGTTTCAGCTTTTTTCACGTCCTCTCCATACTTTTGAGCTAGGTCGATGGCCGTTTCCATCACACCGATTGTATGAATATAACGTTTTTCAGGCATTCTTGGCTTAATCGCCGCTAAATACTGTTCGCGTTCCATAAAGACCTTCCTCTCGTATGAACGTCTCTACCGCTTCTGGTAGTAAAAATGTCACCGTTCCTCCAGTCGCAAGGCGTTCACGAATCAGTGTGGACGATAAATCGATTTGAGGCACTTCCACCATACTTATAGGGTACTCGGTTGTCGCCACTGTCCCTGGACGCTTTACTCCGACAAACTGAACTAGTTTCACTAAATCATCGATACAATGCCATGTATGTAGCGAATCAATCATATCGCCACCGATGATAAAGTAGAATTTTACATTCGGTTCTCTTCTACACAAGGCAGAAAGTGTCTCATAGGAATAGGATACGCCACCCTTCTCAAGCTCATACGACTCTACTGAAAAATAAGGAAATGGACGAATCGCACGCTTTACCATTT encodes:
- a CDS encoding class I SAM-dependent DNA methyltransferase codes for the protein MSYERFAHVYDELQTDIPYNLYVDWVVQHAPSSQYPKLLDIGCGTGVLSLLFAQSGYQVSGIDLSEEMLSIAAERFAGAGYHAPLYCMSMVELDGFEEMDIVTITIDSLNYVVEEQSVYTTLERIYTALRDGGQLFFDVHSLFKMNEIFLDGPFTYDDGDISYIWHTEPADFEHSVIHQMTFYVREKSSELYERFDEEHVQRTFTIEQYMTWLCAIGFSYVEITADFTDEAPDDESERIFIRAVK
- the gpr gene encoding GPR endopeptidase encodes the protein MQNFNWQRTDLIDESEEVVVHQTKEQKEKLEQSSGIQIEDRNAGRVKITDVLVDAEGEKQIGKKEGQYITLSVPTLTLEDQEGFAQLEQELLVNFKKMHADLAWQENDKILIVGLGNRTITPDAIGPYLIDHLHSLDVIDEKFVMYAPGVTGQTGYETGEFVAAIAERLQPKLIIVVDALATRASNRLCKTIQLTDTGIHPGSGVGNQRQEISYEMLGIPVTAIGIPTVVDAPVLIADAVETMLRSIAARVAERGKPSSKLSLSSWQPDINKELDMTLVQPIFGEWATWTKEERQQLFEETFAGSHTQLMVTPKEADYWIDRYAKLVASMLMDWASDL
- a CDS encoding acyltransferase family protein, producing the protein MSGKSLNHRYIPGLDGIRALAVLAVIAYHFNFSWARGGFLGVDIFFVLSGYLITSTILPLRGNQLTVSLKKFWVGRLRRLLPAAYVMIVTSFVWAMLFHKELLHTLRGDALSSIFYSSNWWFIFHKLSYFDSFGSPSPLKNLWSLAIEEQFYLIWPLLLMIGLFVVKKQSKLAYIVFCGALCSAFVMAILYQPGTDPSRVYYGTDTRCFELLIGCWLALVWPMKRLSSQKLSANHVKKLNTMSFIALTIFLVSIVYVDEYQSFLYRGGMFLFCLNAAVLIACICHPVSILGKILAWKPLCWLGSRSYGIYLWHYPVMVLGTPIHEIGNPSYWRIFLQLLLILLIAELSYRFIEMPIRKDGFRVYCQKYLVCNKNKWGSLSFPRKISTVMVPLFLLVFFTGITGVVGESQQNPSKTFPTTIKINGDEPTADLNKHDKQAETSTDKPSPNKEEGVEDVQEIETPKQEENNTMTEPEKDEFYRGILAIGDSLMIDIAPSLHTMYPTITIDGKIGRQVSQAVKLAPNYASFNQPNYAVILQLGTNGYFTTNQMDTLLGAFSNADIYLVNTRVPRSWEAKVNEALLQKAQEHERITLIDWHAAAINHPEYFAPDGVHLEKKGVEVLTKLIQQSLNN
- the rsfS gene encoding ribosome silencing factor — encoded protein: MTSTLLQAAYKAIDDKHGEDIVVLNMQGISLLADYFIIAHGNSDRQVQAIARELQDVAEKDGYEIRRVEGFDGARWVLVDLGDVVAHVFHKDERAYYNLERLWGDAPQLDMPEA
- a CDS encoding DNA internalization-related competence protein ComEC/Rec2, with protein sequence MVALAVLVAAIAAHKSVWLLIFLLLLALWLIIKGESRFLAIFVLTSGLLAYFFLSINQLTEPPPLPSNFPLTWSNDYKINGQKLRGFATTTNGQKLYVVYTFSSEQEKNFYEHTSLSGMTYVAKGELVTPSSPAHAYAFSMSNYLTSKGATGVVEIANWRYVGKRASFFTLLAEVRHGMKKHIERTFPKSLVAEAQALLIGVQDQMEDELQRAYQKLGITHLFAISGLHVALVSWLFFEGLLRISVRKEMATVVLLILLPVYGVIAGGAPSVWRAVSVVELMMLLRFFKWGISMDDALAISFIGFVLLEPGIIFQIGFQLSYLAAASLIYSSIIFKQTRNWLSRSFFITFVCQLLVYPLLLHHFYELSISSFFVNIVFVSLFSFVILPFNIVAFVLSYLSLPLANVLFAGYEPLRNWLTEMIFYMQALPWQLWSPGKPSSWLSCVAMLSVLASFYYLEIRRFRKAIMVLVIPAIWVHLSPMLYNETKITFLNAGQGDSIVIELPFRRAVYVIDAGGVLRFEQESWKKTDRPYEVGKQVVVPFLKGKGIRTIDIFIASHADADHIEGAEEVLQEINMKEIHVTPGSLNEPLMNDLLQEANKRNIPIKEKIKGNAWRVGVTDFYYLWPNDTFYEGNDDSLVLYMRQKAFTALFTGDLEQYGEQQLIKRYGPLLTNLTLLKAGHHGSKTSSIEAFVELLQPQLTVFSAGLHNRYGHPHEEVVERFVSRNLATWTTGLDGTIEIRIWDNRWSVSK
- a CDS encoding YqzM family protein — its product is MNPFEGKNIQCRRNDAIDSGVGFGVSFGVFTIMFIIATIVEFVSQ
- the rpsT gene encoding 30S ribosomal protein S20; translated protein: MPNIKSAIKRVKVNEKANIANSQAKSAMRTTVKKAENAVAANAENKQELLQAAFKSLDKAASKGLIHKNAAARKKSRLAKKA
- the yqeK gene encoding bis(5'-nucleosyl)-tetraphosphatase (symmetrical) YqeK — protein: MEREQYLAAIKPRMPEKRYIHTIGVMETAIDLAQKYGEDVKKAETAAILHDIAKYADIEWMEKIVRDEELDARLIGWGSELLHGPVGAYIAQSEFAITDEELLNAIRFHTTGRAGMSRLEKIIFVADMIEPNRRFDGVDRLRKKAQKNLDKAMSACVRHTLAFLIDTKQPIYPLSIECYNDMMNREESEG
- a CDS encoding ComE operon protein 2, with translation MERITWDQFFMAQSHLLALRSTCTRLAVGTTVVRDKRIIAGGYNGSITGDEHCIEKGCYVVDNHCVRTVHAEMNALLQCAKYGTPTKGADLYVTHFPCLPCTKSIIQAGIERVYYATDYKNNPYAQELFAKAGVEVVHVPFDERKIDFLRDDKLALYTEMLHELRESGVSAEKLLPYEQKVSALFGIEL
- the holA gene encoding DNA polymerase III subunit delta translates to MISTVWNTIKKGELAPVYLLVGEESYFIDETIKRLKEAMGPEEDLEMTTFDLEEVPVDAVMDEADTIPFFSERKLIIAKNASFLKATEKGKEKIDHDVKRLETWLSNPSDFSVTVFIAPYEKLDERKKVTKMMKEHALFVQAETPKEQDLAVWIQGIVKAKSNSIAQDAIELLVSMVGANMLQLQMEIDKLTLYLGEGGEITTSLVEDLVAKTLEQDAFKMLNAYLFNDSVGALSIYHDLLRQKQEPIMLVGLLASNVRTMSNVFYLLKKGYHPQQIAKNLKIHPYRVKLMIEQRHRPSEENLLRALYQLAEVDLQLKSTGGNRERYLELFLLRQL
- a CDS encoding helix-hairpin-helix domain-containing protein, translating into MLQSLWQKYKKSMLFPSILVVSGLCYFYFSSSDSSHPQEELIETIQPIEEKNLSASAEEAVMQQIFVDIKGAVMYPGVYELQQDQRIKDVVQLAGGYTENADTQLINHAQKVQDEMVIYIPIKGEQLEEGAPSLLTIPMESNNKEQKININKADVATLATLPGIGPSKAQSILTYREENGHFQTIDDLKNVSGIGDKTFEKLKDAITVK
- the spoIIP gene encoding stage II sporulation protein P; the encoded protein is MTLLKKLQWSFGILLFFFVLPVIAGQLPFNKQASTPIKQSEDKQVVFAATNLAEQSVLEQTQEPEPDQALDPDPFKVLVLFTHTHEAYEPIVKAVSGKVATSHETVNIMSLKDKIVNHFNVNGLKTDVLDVDIMKKLQEEGKGYHESYNVMRPYLSKHLETNNYDLILDLHRDSLKHDLTTISYNGENYAKIAIVVGAEHANYRWNTAYAESLSSTLNAIVPKISKGVISKSGDGVDGRYNQDLAKQMMIIEIGGIGNTEEEVNRTIAVIGKAISKAFVNDSKK